Genomic DNA from Alkalihalobacterium alkalinitrilicum:
CATACACTTTTCCACGTTTTCTCATTCCTGCTGTATCAATAAGAACATATTCTTGTCCATCTCTTTGGAAAGGAGTATCTATAGCATCTCGGGTTGTGCCTGGGATATTACTAACAATCACTCTTTCTTCACCAAGTAACGCATTGACTAACGAAGACTTTCCAACATTCGGACGACCAATTAAGGATATACGAATCGTATCTTCATCATACGGTTCATCTTCTTCATTTGGAAAATGCTTAATTACTTCATCAAGTAAGTCTCCTAACCCAAGACCGTGTGAACCTGAGATCGGTATCGGTTCTCCTAATCCTAACGAATAAAATTCATAGATTTTCTCTCTTTGTTCTGGATTATCAATTTTATTCACACCTAGTACAACAGGTTTTTTAGACTTAAACAACATTTTGACTACTTCTTCATCAGCTCCTGTAATTCCTTCTCTACCGTTAACAATGAAAATAATTACTTCAGCTTCTTTAATTGCAAGTTCAGCTTGTTCGCGCATTTGAACTAATAATGGCTCATCACTTAACTCAATTCCACCAGTATCAATTAGGTTAAATTCACGATTTAACCATTCTCCAGAGCTATAAATTCGATCACGAGTAACGCCTGGCATGTCCTCCACTATTGCAACTCGCTCCCCAACAATACGGTTAAAGATCGTAGACTTACCTACATTTGGGCGCCCTACAATAGCAACAACTGGTTTTGGCATATCCTCACTACCTTTCTTTCTATATTTACATTTACAATTTTTGTTTGTTATGCGGATGATTTTGGTAACACAACTAATCTATTCTAACAAACTTAATAGGCATTCGCCAATTAAATTTATTGAATATCATTCAATACAAGGATACGTTCAAATAGATCAATTAAAAGAGCCATTTATAGTATTAACGAAAAACACGAATATCTTTCCCTCTAGAAGAAGGGAGTTTTCTTACATACTGACTCATAATTTCACAGAACTGTTCAAATATATGCCAACTGATTATGAAAGCACAAGAAATAGCTATTATATCAAAAAAATTCCCAGTTCCAAGTGGTTGAATTCCGTAAATTGTCGTAAGAAATTGCTTGAATAATAATTCACCTTGAACAAGACCTGAAATTGAAACCACAAGTCTGCCACGGAAATCTTTTACTAAGACAATGGTTATAATAGCAACTAAGGTTGCAATAACCCACATCTTATCGATAATTAAAAACATAACAGGGTCATAAAGTTCTACTAAATGGAGACCTGCAAATAAAAACGTGATGACCATTGAAACAAAGAGTGTGTATAATATTGTAAAAAATTTATATTTTGAAATAAGCCAATAACAAAGAAGCGTTACAAGTAAATAAGCTAATGAAACCTCATACATCGCGACTGGAATCGTTTTAGAATATACTACAATAATTGCAAGCAGCCAAAAAGCTAACCATGTTCGAATTTTCGATTTTTTTAAGTAAAACGTTGTAATGATCCAGCTTATCCACATAAACCAAATCCCCTCCATACACTCACCACCTATCTTTACCATTATGTACAATTCTAAAAATGATAATCATCTACGTATAAAATAGAAAAGATGTGAGACACTACTCAGGATTCATAGTTACTTGTAAGGAGGAAGAAAATATGGGAAAAGATCGTCAAGAGAAAAAACTAAGAAAATCCGATAAAGTAGAACTAGACAGGGATCAAGCTTTAAAATACGGTGGGGCAACTAAACTTGAAGGTCCTGACGAAGCAAAAAAACGCCAAAGATAAGTGTAGCATTTGGGTAGGCACATAGTTTTGAAAAATTTTAATTGAAATGCTTTAAGAAGTTAAGTACATGACAGAGAAAAGAGGCCACTAGGCCTCTTTTCGTTCTACTATCTTCTACTATACTCTTCTGGTGATAGTCCTCGTTGTTGTAGCCAATGATAGGTTGGCCCACTAATGACTAAAGGTGTCTTCTGTAAATCAGCAATAATATTCGCTCCTAAAGCAGTCATAAGAAGTTTAATATCCTCATGCATACTTTCGATTTCTTGAACTAAGGCTCCTTCACCTTCATCGATTAAAATTTTCAAGAAATGACCAGCTATACCTGTTGCATCTGCACCTAAGGCGAGAGACTTAACAATATCAAGAACATTTTGAACTCCACCGGATGAAATAACATGTAAATGAGGCTGACTCTTTGTTATTTCAACAAGAGATGCTGTTGTATTAATTCCCCAATCATTAAAAAACTGAAGTGTTTTTTTACGACGCATATTTTCAATTTTCGAGAAATTGGTACCACCGTACCCACCTACATCTACAATAGAAACACCAGCATCCACTAATTTTTTTGCAGACTCTTTACTCATGCCATAACCTACTTCTTTAACAATAACTGGGATAGGTAGGGCATGGACAATCTTCTCGATCCGATCAATTGCCCCTGTAAAATCTCGATCTCCTTCTGGCATCACGAGTTCTTGAACGACATTAAGATGGATTTGTAAAGCGTTTGCCTCAAGCATATCAGCTGCAACCTTAGCTTGCTCAACAGTCGCTTCACTGCCTAAGTTTCCGATAATAATTCCCTTTGGATTCGCTTTTCTTACAATGCTATATGTATCACGTTCTTCAATATTTTTTATTGCTGCCATTTGAGAACCAACAGCCATGCCTATGTTTGTCGCTTTTGCTACTTCAGCAAACCGCTGATTGATATCTTTTGTTCGTTCCCCACCGCCACCTGTCATTGCATTGATAAAAATCGGCGAACTTAGTGAAAGTTCGCCGATAGTAGTAGATATATCAATACTTTGAAAATTACTATTAGGCAGGGTTTGATGAACTAACTGAATATCATTAAATCCATGATTTCTTTCTTGACCAGTATCGATAGCATGGATAATATGTTCGTTTTTCCTGACTGAACGAAGTGTCAACATCATCACCTACGATTTATACTTTTTTAATTGATCTCCAATCATGTCTCCTAAAGAGAACCCTGTATGTTCATCTTCCATTTTCGTATATTGTTCTGATACTTCTTCAACAGCATCTTCTTCGAGGGCGCGAATACTTAAAGATATTCGTTTATCACCTAGATTGATATCAAGAACTTTTGCTTGGACCTTATCTCCCTCAGATAATACCTCTTGAGGTGTTCCAATATGGCGATTGGCAATTTGTGAGATATGAACAAGACCTTCGACACCAGGAGCGACTTCTACAAATGCACCGAAAGAAACAAGACGTTTAACCGTTCCATCGATGACATCACCTGCTTTGATTTCACCTGCAACCGTTTCCCATGGTCCTGGTAACGTATCTTTTAATGATAAAGATACTCTCTCTTTAGTAGCATCTACAGCTAATACTTTGACTTTTACTAGATCTCCTTCTTTTACAACATCAGATGGTTTTTCAACTCGATGATGAGCTAGTTGAGAAATATGTACAAGCCCGTCAACTCCACCTAAATCTACAAATGCACCAAAATCTGTTAAACGTTGGACTGTTCCTTCGACAACATCGCCTTCTTTTAACGAATGAAGTACTGATAGTTTCTTCGCATTCACCTCTTCATCTAAAACAGCACGTTGTGATAGGATGAGCTTATTGTTTTCTGGCTCCATTTCAACTACTTTAAGACGTAACGTTCGTCCTTTATAGTCAGAAAAGTCTTCTACAAAATGTCTTTCAACTAGTGATGCAGGAATAAAACCTCTAACTCCTAAATCAACGACGAGGCCACCTTTAACAACGTCCGCAACTTGCGCTTCAATGGTTTGTTGATTTTCAAACTTTTCCTTTAAATCTACCCAAGCCTGTTCTGCTTGAACTGCACGTTTGGAAAGTACAAGCTCATCATCTTGTAACTTAGTTACTTTTAATTCAACTTCATCTCCAACGTTTAAAACATCGCTTACCTTTTCGACGTGAAGGCTTGACAACTCACTAATTGGAATAATGCCATCCACTTTAAACCCAACATCTACAAAAGCTTGTTTATCCTCTACCTTTGTAACTTTTCCAGTTACAGTGTCACCTACGTTAAAAGACTTAATTGTCATTTCACTGTTCATTTCTTCCACCATTGACGATTGCCTCCTTCAATACCCATTTCATAGGGACGATAATGCTAATTTTTTATTACACCTTTCACATAGTGAAAGAGCTGTGCCAAGAAAAATTTATTGTGATTTATGTGTATGTAGAATGTCTCCAATTGCTTTCATTATATAGTCTGTTACTTCTCCTGCAGAGGCTTTAGCCACACGTAGACTCTCCATTTCTAAAGGTTTACCGTAGATTACTTTTAGCTTATTAAACGGTTTATATGTTCCGATAATTGCACACGGTATGACGACAGCATCGGTACGTAATGCAAAAAAACCAGCTCCCGCTAATCCCTTCCCTAATGTGCCATCTTTGCTCCTAGTGCCTTCTGGAAAAAGCCCTAGAGCTTCTCCGTCTTTTAAAATTTTTAATCCTAGCTTCAAAGCTTGTTTGTCCCCTGAACCTCTTTTTACAGGAAAAGCGCCTACCCCTGCTACAAGACGTCCTAATACGGGAACCTTAAACAGTTCTGCTTTTGCCATGTAATGAACTTTTCTTGGAACGTAAGAACCTAAAAAAGGAGGGTCAAAGTAATGAATATGGTTACAACATAATAAAACAGGGCCATCTTTAGGTATATTCTCTAATCCAATTGTTTCTACTCGGTAAGTTGTAGAGAAAAACGACCTAAACAAACCTCGTCCAAATACATATAAATTCATGAAATTTAGAACCTCTCCTCAACTAAATGTAAAATATTATCTACTACTTCAGGTATCGTCATGTGAGTTGAATCAATAACAACCGCATCCGCTGCTTTCTGCAATGGAGCGAACTTGCGATTGGAATCTAATTCATCCCGACGAGCAATTTCTTCTTTTAATTTTTCGTAATCAGAAGGGTAACCTTTTTGAATGTTTTCTTCATGTCTTCTTTTCGCACGCTCTTCAACTGAAGCTGTTAGAAATACTTTAACCTCTGCTTTCGGGAGAACAAAAGTACCAATATCTCTTCCATCCATTACGGTTCCACCATTTTCCGCTAATGTTTGTTGTTGCTTTACCATCTCTTTACGTACTTCTTCATGACCAGCTACGATTGATACTGTGTTAGTCACTTCACTTGACCGGATTTCTTCTGTCACTTCATCTTCGTTTACAAATACTGAAGTGCCCGATGTTGTTGGTTTCAATACAATTGAAACTCGGTCAAGTAATTCCCTTAATTTCTTTCCATTTTTAGGGTCAATTGAATGTTTCAATGCAATATAAGTTAAAGCACGATACATTGCCCCTGTATCAATATATAAATACGTCAGCTGTTCAGCTACCATTTTGGCAACGGTACTCTTTCCAGCACCTGCTGGTCCATCAATTGCTATATTTGTTTTTCGACTCATAATACACCTCTACTACATTCCATGTCAGTTATTCAATTGCTGTTCCAATAAAGGTAAAATAATCTAATAACACTATCATATCATACCATAATTAGCTAACAAAGGTCTAACTATTCAAACTAATTAACTAATTAACTAATTAACTAATTAACTAATCTTCTTCACTTCTATAAAGTGAAACTCCATCGTGAAGGCTCTGATGGTCATTTGAGACCCACACTGTGTGGGTCTCACGATTGTTACCATAGGACGTGGCGCATTATTGCTAATACTCTCTTTTTATCAATAATTGTTTTTCAAAACAAAACCGAATGATTTTTTGACGATCTTGTTCCTTAATCTCAATAAACTGTAAAGATACACGATCGCTTGATTCAGGTTGTCTTTTGAAAATTCTAACAATCTTACATAAAGTCGGTACGTAATGAATTTCACCAGACTGCATATGAAGAACAAACCAGCACTTGATTTGTCCATGTTCAGGTAGTGTAGTCCCAAATGGTAACGTTATGGCGGCTCCTCCACCACTTATGTCCAACGTTAACGATTTAAATGGACTAAACAAAATATCTTTAGGATGAACTGCAACATCTATTGAAGTATTAATTCTTACATAATTTCTTCTTTGAATTCTCAAATAGGTTTCCAAGCCAGGGTCAGAAAGGATATACATCGGAATATTACCTTTTTTTCGCCCTTGCAGAGCCGTTTCAAAGCTATATATGGCTTGGTCTTTTCCAACAAAAGAAGCATTAAATT
This window encodes:
- the fni gene encoding type 2 isopentenyl-diphosphate Delta-isomerase; amino-acid sequence: MMLTLRSVRKNEHIIHAIDTGQERNHGFNDIQLVHQTLPNSNFQSIDISTTIGELSLSSPIFINAMTGGGGERTKDINQRFAEVAKATNIGMAVGSQMAAIKNIEERDTYSIVRKANPKGIIIGNLGSEATVEQAKVAADMLEANALQIHLNVVQELVMPEGDRDFTGAIDRIEKIVHALPIPVIVKEVGYGMSKESAKKLVDAGVSIVDVGGYGGTNFSKIENMRRKKTLQFFNDWGINTTASLVEITKSQPHLHVISSGGVQNVLDIVKSLALGADATGIAGHFLKILIDEGEGALVQEIESMHEDIKLLMTALGANIIADLQKTPLVISGPTYHWLQQRGLSPEEYSRR
- a CDS encoding YpzI family protein is translated as MGKDRQEKKLRKSDKVELDRDQALKYGGATKLEGPDEAKKRQR
- a CDS encoding flagellar brake protein → MIDIGTTIHLEPRNEIEGAEHKENRFRCRLVDKGENTIIVDHPINESTGKLGFFYEGFQFNASFVGKDQAIYSFETALQGRKKGNIPMYILSDPGLETYLRIQRRNYVRINTSIDVAVHPKDILFSPFKSLTLDISGGGAAITLPFGTTLPEHGQIKCWFVLHMQSGEIHYVPTLCKIVRIFKRQPESSDRVSLQFIEIKEQDRQKIIRFCFEKQLLIKREY
- a CDS encoding lysophospholipid acyltransferase family protein; this encodes MNLYVFGRGLFRSFFSTTYRVETIGLENIPKDGPVLLCCNHIHYFDPPFLGSYVPRKVHYMAKAELFKVPVLGRLVAGVGAFPVKRGSGDKQALKLGLKILKDGEALGLFPEGTRSKDGTLGKGLAGAGFFALRTDAVVIPCAIIGTYKPFNKLKVIYGKPLEMESLRVAKASAGEVTDYIMKAIGDILHTHKSQ
- the rpsA gene encoding 30S ribosomal protein S1, with translation MVEEMNSEMTIKSFNVGDTVTGKVTKVEDKQAFVDVGFKVDGIIPISELSSLHVEKVSDVLNVGDEVELKVTKLQDDELVLSKRAVQAEQAWVDLKEKFENQQTIEAQVADVVKGGLVVDLGVRGFIPASLVERHFVEDFSDYKGRTLRLKVVEMEPENNKLILSQRAVLDEEVNAKKLSVLHSLKEGDVVEGTVQRLTDFGAFVDLGGVDGLVHISQLAHHRVEKPSDVVKEGDLVKVKVLAVDATKERVSLSLKDTLPGPWETVAGEIKAGDVIDGTVKRLVSFGAFVEVAPGVEGLVHISQIANRHIGTPQEVLSEGDKVQAKVLDINLGDKRISLSIRALEEDAVEEVSEQYTKMEDEHTGFSLGDMIGDQLKKYKS
- the cmk gene encoding (d)CMP kinase; the encoded protein is MSRKTNIAIDGPAGAGKSTVAKMVAEQLTYLYIDTGAMYRALTYIALKHSIDPKNGKKLRELLDRVSIVLKPTTSGTSVFVNEDEVTEEIRSSEVTNTVSIVAGHEEVRKEMVKQQQTLAENGGTVMDGRDIGTFVLPKAEVKVFLTASVEERAKRRHEENIQKGYPSDYEKLKEEIARRDELDSNRKFAPLQKAADAVVIDSTHMTIPEVVDNILHLVEERF
- the der gene encoding ribosome biogenesis GTPase Der, translated to MPKPVVAIVGRPNVGKSTIFNRIVGERVAIVEDMPGVTRDRIYSSGEWLNREFNLIDTGGIELSDEPLLVQMREQAELAIKEAEVIIFIVNGREGITGADEEVVKMLFKSKKPVVLGVNKIDNPEQREKIYEFYSLGLGEPIPISGSHGLGLGDLLDEVIKHFPNEEDEPYDEDTIRISLIGRPNVGKSSLVNALLGEERVIVSNIPGTTRDAIDTPFQRDGQEYVLIDTAGMRKRGKVYETTEKYSVLRSLKAIERSDVVLVVINAEEGIIEQDKKIAGYAHEAGRAVIIVVNKWDAIAKDDKTMQNFEQKIRDHFLFLSYAPILFTSAKLKQRLQHILPTVQKVSENHNLRVSTSVLNDMVMDAVAMNPTPTDKGKRLKINYATQVAVGPPTFVFFVNEPELMHFSYQRFLENRLRQTFEFEGTPIKIFARKKSE